A single window of Syntrophus aciditrophicus SB DNA harbors:
- the pheA gene encoding prephenate dehydratase produces the protein MNLGEIREKIDQTDMQLVKLINQRMEYVLRAGKLKEVILDKAREEQVLRQLLAQARGLIRPEFITTLYESILTESKALQERNLKLVGFQGEHGAWGELAIRSYADDMIPIPCVEFAHVFEGVRDRELDMGMVPVENSLEGAVTEVNDILVDTDLKIIGEIRIPVRQCLLVLPGGDYRDIKVVYSHPQALAQCRSFLSRNKLEPRPFYDTAGAARWLAQERPSSTAVIASPIAAELYGLDIVKEDIGDNTDNFTRFLLISRNSSPVAGNKCSLVFSTEHRAGALFEVLHVFAENEINLTRIESRPIRRNPGAYAFLLDFLGREDDPVVQQALEKIREKTPFFRILGFYPESPTVR, from the coding sequence ATGAACTTAGGTGAAATTCGGGAAAAGATCGATCAAACGGATATGCAGCTGGTAAAGCTCATCAATCAGCGCATGGAATACGTCCTGCGAGCCGGCAAGCTGAAAGAGGTCATTTTGGACAAGGCCCGCGAAGAGCAGGTGTTAAGGCAACTGCTTGCCCAGGCCAGGGGACTGATCCGCCCGGAATTCATCACGACGCTGTACGAATCGATTCTGACGGAAAGCAAGGCCCTGCAGGAAAGGAATCTGAAGCTCGTGGGCTTTCAAGGTGAGCATGGCGCCTGGGGGGAGCTGGCGATCCGCAGCTACGCCGATGATATGATCCCGATTCCCTGTGTGGAGTTTGCCCATGTTTTTGAAGGCGTGCGGGATCGGGAACTGGACATGGGAATGGTCCCCGTGGAGAATTCCCTTGAGGGCGCGGTGACGGAAGTCAACGACATTCTTGTGGATACGGATCTGAAAATTATCGGAGAAATCAGGATTCCCGTGCGTCAGTGCCTGCTGGTCCTTCCCGGGGGAGACTACCGGGATATCAAGGTCGTTTATTCCCATCCTCAGGCCTTGGCGCAATGTCGCAGTTTTCTGTCCCGGAACAAACTGGAGCCTCGCCCCTTTTATGATACGGCCGGTGCGGCCCGGTGGCTGGCTCAGGAAAGGCCGAGTTCCACCGCGGTCATTGCCAGTCCGATCGCCGCTGAGCTGTATGGCCTCGATATTGTTAAAGAAGACATCGGAGACAATACGGATAATTTTACCCGGTTTCTGCTGATTTCCCGGAATTCCAGCCCTGTAGCAGGGAATAAATGTTCCCTGGTTTTTTCCACAGAGCACCGGGCCGGAGCGCTCTTCGAAGTCCTGCATGTCTTTGCTGAAAATGAAATCAATCTAACGAGAATCGAATCCCGGCCGATCCGCAGAAATCCCGGCGCCTACGCTTTTCTTCTGGATTTTCTGGGAAGAGAGGATGATCCTGTCGTACAGCAGGCGCTGGAGAAAATCAGGGAGAAGACGCCGTTTTTCAGAATACTGGGTTTCTACCCCGAGTCACCGACCGTTCGTTAG
- the aroF gene encoding 3-deoxy-7-phosphoheptulonate synthase — MDNLKLVAGIGKERTKIQVGNAIFGEGLVIIAGPCSVESEDQILETAWAVKEAGADILRGGAFKPRTSPYAFQGLGLQGLKYLARAGEEAGLPVITEVLDTRDVSWIAEFAHMLQIGARNMQNFSLLKEVGKCQRPVLLKRGMYSTLEEWLNCAEYIMNEGNPQVVLCERGIRSFETYTRNTLDLSAVPAVKEISHLPVITDPTHGTGKVSLIKPMTLASVAAGADGITLEVHRNPAEALSDKDQALTHSQFEEIAKEVRLLERYMKEMKNELR; from the coding sequence ATGGATAATTTGAAATTAGTAGCCGGAATCGGAAAGGAACGAACCAAAATTCAGGTGGGAAATGCCATTTTCGGCGAGGGGCTGGTAATCATCGCCGGTCCGTGCAGTGTGGAGAGTGAGGATCAGATCCTCGAGACGGCTTGGGCGGTTAAGGAAGCCGGCGCCGACATCCTCCGCGGCGGCGCCTTCAAACCCAGGACTTCACCCTACGCGTTTCAGGGGTTGGGGCTGCAGGGGCTGAAATATCTCGCCAGAGCGGGGGAAGAAGCCGGACTGCCGGTCATTACGGAAGTGCTGGATACACGGGATGTCTCCTGGATTGCCGAATTTGCCCATATGCTGCAGATTGGCGCCAGAAACATGCAGAACTTTTCCCTGCTGAAGGAAGTCGGTAAATGCCAGAGACCGGTGCTGCTGAAGCGGGGCATGTACTCAACACTGGAGGAATGGCTCAACTGCGCTGAATACATCATGAATGAGGGAAATCCCCAGGTCGTGCTCTGTGAAAGAGGCATCCGCTCCTTCGAAACCTATACCCGAAATACTCTGGATTTGAGCGCCGTTCCAGCAGTCAAGGAAATCAGCCATCTGCCGGTAATCACGGACCCCACCCACGGCACCGGAAAAGTCAGCCTGATCAAACCCATGACTCTGGCCTCCGTTGCTGCCGGCGCCGACGGCATTACCTTGGAAGTGCATCGAAATCCGGCCGAAGCGTTGAGTGACAAGGATCAGGCTCTGACCCACAGCCAGTTTGAAGAAATTGCGAAAGAAGTTCGACTTCTGGAACGCTATATGAAGGAGATGAAAAATGAACTTAGGTGA
- a CDS encoding tetratricopeptide repeat protein, which translates to MEKGRKNISSDLSFRRLLILPIILFIVSCTLPRIAIIDDPLSAEEHNDLGVIYEQKGKLESAEREYRRAIKKKKDWAVPYFNLGNVSYKKGNYREAEDCFRKALSRDENNARILNNLALLLYEQGKDEESERLIEKALSIEKTQEYLDTYQKIREKRKF; encoded by the coding sequence ATGGAAAAAGGCAGGAAAAACATTTCTTCTGATCTATCCTTCCGGCGGCTCCTGATTCTGCCCATTATCCTTTTTATTGTTTCCTGCACGCTGCCCCGCATCGCCATCATCGATGATCCGCTCTCCGCTGAAGAGCACAACGATCTGGGAGTCATTTACGAACAGAAGGGAAAGCTCGAATCCGCCGAGCGGGAATATCGCAGGGCGATCAAAAAAAAGAAGGACTGGGCCGTTCCGTATTTCAATCTGGGGAACGTCTCCTATAAAAAGGGGAATTACCGGGAAGCCGAAGATTGTTTCCGGAAAGCCCTCTCCCGGGATGAAAACAATGCCCGTATTCTGAACAATCTCGCCTTGCTCCTCTATGAGCAGGGGAAAGACGAAGAATCGGAAAGACTGATTGAAAAAGCCCTTTCCATTGAAAAAACGCAGGAATATCTTGACACTTATCAAAAGATCAGGGAGAAGAGAAAATTCTGA
- a CDS encoding C39 family peptidase — translation MNRCLKIFIGVLALCTSVSGYALEIQGVPFVRQESRYCGPASLAAVMTFHGKLINQQTIGRSIYSEKLQGALITDLENFAREKGFATLLNTGTPDELKGFLEQGRPVIVLVDAGVLWLPRFHYLVLIGYTDSGFIAHTGYKPSASHSYPQFEKIWKKAGKTFLLIYPSGGS, via the coding sequence GTGAACCGCTGTCTGAAAATTTTCATCGGCGTTCTTGCCCTGTGCACGTCCGTTTCCGGTTATGCTCTTGAAATCCAGGGAGTGCCTTTCGTCCGACAGGAATCCCGATACTGCGGTCCCGCTTCGCTGGCTGCAGTCATGACTTTCCATGGTAAACTCATCAACCAGCAGACCATCGGGCGTTCCATTTATTCGGAGAAGCTGCAGGGGGCATTGATTACCGACTTGGAGAATTTTGCCCGGGAGAAGGGCTTTGCCACCCTTCTCAATACGGGAACCCCTGATGAACTGAAGGGCTTTCTCGAGCAGGGCAGGCCGGTCATCGTCCTCGTCGATGCAGGGGTTCTCTGGCTGCCACGGTTTCATTATCTGGTTCTCATCGGTTATACGGATAGCGGATTTATCGCGCACACCGGTTACAAACCCTCAGCTTCGCACTCCTATCCGCAATTTGAAAAAATATGGAAAAAGGCAGGAAAAACATTTCTTCTGATCTATCCTTCCGGCGGCTCCTGA
- a CDS encoding PA2779 family protein, whose translation MINRFRHPVLATLTALLLSWLVAFPATAAMMPSQASSQETAAIVFQQAEIDKIQRCLENRIVQEKLQAYGLSSEEVRAKLQQMTDRQVHMLAQASDQVLKGGDGIGVVIGVLVIILLVIVILKLLNKEIIIR comes from the coding sequence ATGATTAACAGATTCCGGCACCCCGTACTGGCCACCCTGACCGCTTTGCTCCTGTCCTGGCTTGTCGCCTTTCCGGCAACGGCAGCCATGATGCCTTCGCAGGCGTCTTCACAGGAGACGGCGGCAATCGTTTTCCAGCAGGCGGAGATTGACAAGATTCAGCGCTGCCTTGAAAACAGAATTGTCCAGGAAAAACTGCAGGCGTACGGCCTTTCTTCCGAGGAAGTCCGGGCGAAATTACAGCAGATGACCGACCGTCAGGTCCATATGCTTGCTCAGGCCTCGGATCAGGTTCTAAAGGGAGGAGACGGCATCGGCGTGGTCATCGGCGTCCTCGTCATCATTCTGCTGGTTATTGTGATCCTCAAGCTCTTGAATAAAGAGATCATTATCAGGTGA
- a CDS encoding F0F1 ATP synthase subunit gamma: MASHALKRMEESGISPENRTVLTIGMRLQGHLEDEGQKTFENLSSPSSVAGITVRVQEMLMILEEWRFHLSIDTVFLFYPEYLSGSSYRPSTQLLLPIDTLWLREIQSRPWLSRTLPIYRMDWDDLFAALLREYLFVSLYRAVAESSASENAGRLGAMQSAEKNIGDRLEELNTLFHRERQTTITEELLDILSGFEALREKEPNSRRE, encoded by the coding sequence ATGGCTTCTCATGCCCTGAAACGCATGGAGGAATCAGGGATCAGCCCGGAAAACCGAACTGTTTTGACCATCGGAATGCGTCTGCAGGGTCATCTGGAAGATGAGGGGCAGAAGACATTCGAAAACCTTTCTTCCCCAAGTTCCGTTGCCGGCATTACCGTACGGGTTCAGGAAATGCTCATGATCCTGGAAGAGTGGCGTTTCCACCTTTCGATCGATACCGTTTTTCTCTTTTATCCTGAATATCTGTCCGGTTCTTCTTATCGCCCTTCCACCCAGCTCCTGTTGCCGATAGACACCCTGTGGCTTCGGGAAATTCAAAGCCGGCCGTGGCTATCCCGTACCCTGCCCATCTACCGGATGGATTGGGATGACCTGTTTGCCGCACTGTTGAGAGAGTATCTCTTCGTTTCTCTTTACCGGGCCGTCGCCGAATCCTCGGCCAGTGAAAATGCCGGCCGACTGGGCGCAATGCAGAGTGCGGAAAAAAATATCGGGGATCGTCTCGAAGAATTGAACACCCTGTTTCATCGCGAGCGGCAAACGACCATCACCGAAGAACTTCTCGATATCCTGTCCGGTTTTGAAGCCCTGAGAGAGAAAGAGCCGAATTCAAGGAGGGAATGA
- a CDS encoding F0F1 ATP synthase subunit gamma yields the protein MQTHEALKRKISTTEDLQSVVRTMKSLAAVSIRQYQRALESLNEYKKTLEMGLQIVLKDRDIDLQFRKPKSLNPSRRHHLRVGSGIVRSIERPDGFSCPETHGGIRDQPGKPNCFDHRNASAGSSGR from the coding sequence ATGCAGACTCATGAGGCTTTGAAGCGGAAAATATCGACTACGGAAGACCTGCAGTCCGTCGTCAGAACCATGAAATCTCTGGCCGCTGTCAGCATCCGGCAGTATCAGAGGGCTTTGGAATCGCTGAATGAGTATAAAAAAACTCTGGAGATGGGGCTGCAGATCGTTCTGAAAGACCGGGACATCGACCTGCAGTTCCGGAAGCCGAAGTCCTTGAACCCGTCTCGGCGCCATCATCTTCGGGTCGGATCAGGGATTGTGCGGTCCATTGAACGGCCTGATGGCTTCTCATGCCCTGAAACGCATGGAGGAATCAGGGATCAGCCCGGAAAACCGAACTGTTTTGACCATCGGAATGCGTCTGCAGGGTCATCTGGAAGATGA
- a CDS encoding alternate F1F0 ATPase, F1 subunit alpha has protein sequence MNRDMPSGRELKSFLEQTFSTLDAVLSGQNARLQEKEVGTVSFVGQGIVRASGLPHVRSEELVVFPGNLLGLVFNVDLDEIGIITLDHTEDISAGSAVRRTGRVLDVPVGEALLGRVLDPMGRPLDNRGEVAAARRLPLEREAPAVMDRAPVSVPLQTGIKVIDSLIAIGRGQRELILGDRQTGKTAIILDTIINQHDKNVICIYCAIGKQSADTARVVSVLESFRTLPYCIIVVAAGEDPPGLQYIAPYAATSMGEYFMKRGKDVLVIYDDLTRHARAYRELSLLLRRPPGREAYPGDIFYIHARMLERATHLREELGGGSLTAIPIIETEAQDISAYIPTNLISITDGQIYLSSRLFQKGILPAIDVGKSVSRVGGKTQLPAYRTVAGDLRLSYSQFEELETFSRFGTRLDEETRRKLERGRRVREILKQKQYNPLCVADQIAALLSVTSGALDGISLENIGAAEKRIQEAVHVQLSDLCDRIKKGEPLTVHDRKTLLDAARSAVAAEPERHRNADS, from the coding sequence ATGAACAGGGATATGCCTTCCGGCCGTGAATTGAAGTCCTTTCTGGAGCAGACCTTTTCAACCCTGGATGCCGTTCTGTCTGGACAGAACGCCCGTTTGCAGGAAAAAGAAGTCGGCACGGTCAGTTTCGTCGGCCAGGGTATTGTCCGGGCCTCGGGCCTTCCCCATGTTCGTTCGGAGGAACTCGTCGTCTTTCCGGGAAACCTGCTTGGCCTGGTTTTCAACGTTGACCTGGACGAAATCGGTATTATCACACTGGACCATACTGAAGACATTTCCGCTGGCTCTGCGGTCCGGCGAACGGGGCGGGTGCTGGATGTCCCTGTGGGGGAGGCCCTGCTGGGGCGGGTTCTGGATCCCATGGGCAGGCCACTGGACAATCGCGGCGAGGTTGCCGCCGCCCGAAGACTGCCGCTGGAACGGGAAGCGCCGGCCGTCATGGACCGAGCCCCGGTTTCCGTTCCCCTGCAGACCGGAATCAAGGTCATCGATTCTCTGATCGCCATCGGCCGGGGTCAGCGGGAATTGATCCTGGGCGACCGCCAGACGGGAAAGACCGCCATTATCCTGGATACGATCATCAACCAGCACGATAAAAACGTAATCTGTATTTACTGCGCGATTGGCAAGCAGAGTGCCGACACAGCCAGGGTGGTCTCCGTTCTGGAAAGTTTTCGGACTCTGCCCTACTGCATTATCGTGGTGGCTGCCGGCGAAGATCCGCCGGGATTGCAATACATCGCCCCTTACGCGGCGACTTCGATGGGGGAATATTTCATGAAACGGGGGAAGGATGTCCTCGTCATTTATGATGACCTGACGCGCCATGCCCGGGCTTATCGGGAATTGTCCCTGCTGCTGCGCCGTCCCCCGGGGCGCGAGGCCTATCCCGGGGATATCTTTTACATCCATGCCCGGATGCTGGAACGCGCCACGCATCTGAGGGAGGAGCTGGGCGGTGGTTCACTGACCGCGATCCCGATTATCGAAACCGAGGCGCAGGACATTTCCGCTTATATCCCCACCAATCTCATTTCCATCACGGACGGCCAGATTTACCTTTCCTCCCGACTCTTTCAAAAGGGAATTCTGCCGGCCATCGATGTCGGCAAATCCGTTTCCCGAGTGGGCGGCAAGACCCAACTGCCCGCCTACCGAACGGTTGCCGGGGATCTCCGGCTGTCTTACTCGCAGTTTGAAGAGCTGGAAACCTTCTCCCGCTTTGGAACCCGGCTCGATGAGGAGACCCGGCGCAAACTGGAACGGGGACGGCGCGTCCGGGAAATTCTCAAGCAGAAGCAGTACAACCCCCTGTGTGTGGCGGACCAGATTGCCGCGCTGCTTTCCGTGACGTCCGGGGCGCTGGATGGGATTTCTCTGGAAAACATCGGTGCGGCGGAAAAACGAATCCAGGAGGCGGTTCACGTGCAGTTGTCCGATCTGTGCGACCGGATTAAAAAGGGTGAACCATTGACCGTTCATGACCGCAAAACCCTGCTGGATGCGGCCAGGTCTGCAGTGGCCGCAGAGCCGGAGAGGCATCGGAATGCAGACTCATGA
- a CDS encoding ATP synthase subunit b 2, producing the protein MHIDWFVLLAQLVNFLILIYLLKRFLYTRIIQAMNEREAKIAARFDEAERLKREAEEAARVYEEKNSFLQGQEEKMLNQAREVVNHRQKEWMDSAREEVDAIRRRWIETVLQEKAAFLEHLRQRTGKQVFAIARKILDDLADTAIESKMVDVLIDRIHSLDPAEREKICSALEDSEEGAIVQSAFALFPEDRQRLTDTVRDLLGKPDAVIRYQESSDLIGGIEFLASGHRIAWSISDYLEHLEQDFDRVLHEEVRQTLPKPSGESVMPSEEQRP; encoded by the coding sequence ATGCATATCGACTGGTTTGTCCTGTTGGCACAACTGGTGAACTTTCTGATTCTCATCTATCTGCTCAAACGGTTCCTCTATACCCGGATTATCCAGGCGATGAACGAGCGGGAGGCAAAGATTGCCGCCCGGTTTGATGAAGCGGAACGGCTGAAGAGAGAAGCGGAGGAAGCAGCCAGGGTTTATGAGGAAAAAAATTCGTTCCTTCAGGGGCAGGAGGAGAAGATGCTGAATCAGGCCCGGGAGGTGGTGAATCACCGGCAGAAGGAATGGATGGATTCGGCCCGGGAAGAAGTCGATGCGATTCGGCGGCGCTGGATTGAAACTGTTCTCCAGGAAAAGGCCGCCTTTCTGGAGCATCTCCGTCAGCGAACCGGGAAACAGGTTTTTGCTATTGCCCGTAAGATTCTCGATGATCTGGCGGACACGGCCATCGAATCAAAAATGGTCGATGTTCTGATCGATCGAATTCATTCTCTGGACCCGGCTGAAAGGGAAAAAATATGCAGCGCCCTGGAAGATTCAGAAGAAGGGGCAATCGTCCAGAGCGCTTTTGCCCTTTTCCCGGAAGACCGGCAACGCCTTACCGACACGGTCAGGGATCTTTTGGGGAAACCGGATGCGGTTATTCGGTATCAGGAAAGTTCCGATCTGATCGGCGGCATCGAATTTCTGGCTTCGGGCCACAGGATTGCCTGGAGCATCAGCGATTATCTCGAACATCTCGAACAGGATTTTGATCGGGTGTTGCATGAAGAAGTTCGACAGACCCTTCCCAAACCATCAGGAGAAAGCGTCATGCCTTCAGAGGAGCAAAGGCCATGA
- a CDS encoding F0F1 ATP synthase subunit C, producing MDSMTLIAMVSIVTAGLCMAVGSIGPALGEGNAVKQALTAIAQQPDERNSITRTLFVGLAMIESIAIYCFVISMILIFANPFWSHAIARAGG from the coding sequence ATGGACAGTATGACTTTGATCGCCATGGTCTCGATTGTTACAGCCGGTTTGTGCATGGCCGTCGGATCCATCGGACCGGCGCTCGGGGAAGGAAATGCAGTGAAGCAGGCCTTGACGGCCATCGCCCAGCAGCCCGATGAACGCAACTCGATCACTCGAACGCTCTTTGTAGGGCTTGCCATGATCGAATCCATTGCCATTTACTGTTTTGTGATTTCCATGATTCTGATCTTCGCCAATCCGTTCTGGAGTCATGCCATTGCCAGGGCCGGGGGCTAA
- a CDS encoding F0F1 ATP synthase subunit A: MDILGLSKISPDQVILWQWHFVVIDITLLYTWLVMILLVGASWLVTRRLSSDIRVSRWQSLLEVLVSAMRSQIAEVSQEDPDRYLPFIGTLFLFIGLSNVLVIVPGYVAPTASLTTTAVLSISVFIAVPLFGISRQGLLNYLKEYFQPTFIFFPFHVMGEFSRTLALAVRLFGNIMSGDKVVAILLAVTPLFFPMIMHALGLLIGLVQAYIFSVLAMVYIASATQSHEKKERKDQPEAEDVAQDTKHNPNA; the protein is encoded by the coding sequence ATGGACATTCTGGGCCTGAGTAAAATCAGTCCTGATCAGGTGATTCTCTGGCAGTGGCATTTTGTCGTGATTGATATCACCCTGCTGTATACCTGGCTGGTCATGATCCTGCTGGTCGGTGCGTCCTGGCTTGTGACCCGTCGTCTGTCCTCCGATATCCGGGTGTCACGCTGGCAGAGCCTGCTGGAAGTCCTGGTATCCGCCATGCGTTCCCAGATCGCGGAAGTCAGTCAGGAAGATCCGGATCGCTATCTGCCCTTTATCGGGACCCTTTTTCTGTTTATCGGTCTCTCCAATGTCCTGGTGATTGTCCCGGGATATGTCGCCCCCACCGCTTCGTTGACGACGACGGCCGTCCTGTCAATTTCCGTGTTTATCGCCGTTCCGCTTTTCGGAATTTCCCGACAGGGACTCTTGAATTATCTTAAGGAGTATTTCCAGCCCACCTTCATCTTTTTTCCTTTCCATGTCATGGGCGAATTTTCCCGCACGCTGGCCCTGGCTGTCCGACTCTTCGGCAACATCATGAGCGGCGATAAGGTGGTGGCCATTCTGCTGGCCGTGACCCCGCTTTTTTTCCCGATGATCATGCATGCCTTGGGATTGCTCATCGGGCTGGTTCAGGCTTACATTTTTTCCGTTCTGGCAATGGTTTACATCGCATCGGCAACTCAGTCTCATGAAAAGAAAGAAAGGAAAGATCAACCCGAAGCGGAGGACGTTGCTCAGGATACAAAACACAATCCGAATGCCTGA
- a CDS encoding ATP synthase subunit I: MIRYGLSLVGVFAVGMVLGIVYFAILWQTVRRLPVASSPARLLMTSLLIRVGIVLPAFYLIMAGRWERIVVALGGFVVVREILIRFWGKGEPHFLRKGAVHGHSGPE, from the coding sequence ATGATCCGCTATGGCCTTTCTCTTGTTGGAGTCTTTGCCGTCGGAATGGTTCTCGGGATTGTTTATTTTGCCATACTCTGGCAGACGGTTCGTCGTCTTCCCGTGGCATCCTCTCCGGCAAGACTGCTGATGACCAGTCTGCTGATTCGCGTGGGTATTGTTCTGCCTGCTTTTTATCTGATCATGGCCGGCCGATGGGAACGAATCGTTGTCGCCCTGGGGGGATTTGTCGTCGTACGGGAAATTCTGATCCGGTTCTGGGGAAAGGGGGAACCGCATTTCCTGCGGAAAGGAGCCGTTCATGGACATTCTGGGCCTGAGTAA
- a CDS encoding AtpZ/AtpI family protein has protein sequence MAKKFRSSRERRQIISRDFHGRISRREDLKIRGAEQSNQAFWFGLGTFGVVGWSVVIPTLLGVAIGLWIDRTWPSRFSWTLMLLVGGVMVGCINAWHWVRKIGMRGEQ, from the coding sequence ATGGCTAAAAAATTCCGCTCATCCAGGGAAAGGCGGCAAATCATATCCCGTGATTTCCACGGCAGGATTTCCCGGCGGGAGGATCTGAAAATCCGGGGAGCCGAGCAGAGCAATCAGGCCTTCTGGTTTGGTCTCGGAACATTCGGCGTGGTTGGCTGGTCCGTGGTCATTCCCACTCTGCTGGGTGTGGCGATTGGATTGTGGATAGACAGAACCTGGCCGAGCCGTTTTTCCTGGACGCTGATGCTGCTTGTCGGCGGCGTGATGGTCGGCTGTATCAATGCCTGGCACTGGGTGAGGAAAATCGGCATGCGAGGTGAACAATGA
- a CDS encoding F0F1 ATP synthase subunit epsilon: MINLKILLPSQVLMEEKVTKIIAEGAEGYFGLLPGHIDFTTALVPGLLLIFPGKGHEELLAIDQGMLVKRGPDVWISTRNAIRNADLGRAKYLIEEQFKTLDDREKMARSAAAKLEADIIRRFMEMKKHG; the protein is encoded by the coding sequence TTGATAAATCTTAAGATCCTGCTCCCTTCTCAGGTGTTGATGGAAGAAAAAGTCACCAAAATTATCGCCGAAGGAGCGGAGGGATATTTTGGTTTGCTCCCGGGCCACATTGATTTTACAACGGCTCTGGTACCTGGGCTGCTGCTGATTTTTCCGGGAAAAGGCCATGAAGAACTGCTGGCAATCGATCAGGGCATGCTGGTGAAACGTGGTCCGGATGTCTGGATTTCCACCCGCAACGCCATCCGGAACGCGGATCTGGGCAGGGCAAAATATCTGATTGAAGAGCAGTTCAAGACCCTGGACGATCGGGAAAAAATGGCTCGATCCGCCGCCGCGAAACTGGAAGCGGATATCATCCGCCGGTTTATGGAGATGAAAAAACATGGCTAA